One window from the genome of Andreesenia angusta encodes:
- a CDS encoding Mor transcription activator family protein, with amino-acid sequence MKKGLSSLPEGFQTIAAIVGMEKAIELSKEFGGTTVYIPTHKTTTRHRRNESIKKDYRNGYSYSQISRKYDLSLVAVRQIISCGS; translated from the coding sequence ATGAAAAAAGGACTTAGCTCGTTGCCTGAAGGATTTCAAACGATAGCTGCTATAGTTGGAATGGAGAAGGCCATAGAGCTGTCCAAGGAGTTCGGAGGGACCACGGTCTACATACCGACCCACAAGACGACCACAAGGCACCGTAGAAACGAGAGCATAAAAAAAGACTATAGGAATGGATATTCCTATAGTCAGATTTCCAGGAAATACGACCTGTCGCTTGTAGCGGTAAGGCAGATTATTTCTTGTGGTAGTTGA
- the lepB gene encoding signal peptidase I, with amino-acid sequence MKLAINRSTVIEYSKSIVIAVILAFFLKSFFFETIVVEGTSMQPTLSTGDRIFISKLEYNLNLKRFKKGDVIVFEAPDKDASYIKRVIGLPGDIVKVEDGSVFLNGERLEENYIDEDSYTTSDNESRETLVGDEEIFVIGDNRALGASKDSRRFGSIKQESVRGKAVIRFFPFNQVNEL; translated from the coding sequence ATGAAGTTAGCAATTAACCGAAGTACCGTAATTGAATATTCAAAAAGCATAGTTATAGCAGTAATTCTAGCTTTTTTTCTAAAGAGCTTTTTCTTCGAAACTATTGTTGTGGAAGGAACATCTATGCAACCGACTCTAAGCACTGGAGATAGAATTTTTATAAGTAAGTTAGAATATAATCTAAATCTAAAACGCTTTAAAAAAGGTGATGTAATCGTATTCGAAGCCCCAGATAAGGACGCCTCTTATATAAAAAGAGTTATTGGATTACCAGGCGATATAGTAAAAGTGGAGGATGGTAGTGTATTCCTTAACGGAGAGAGATTAGAAGAAAATTATATAGACGAAGACTCTTATACGACTTCCGATAATGAGAGCAGAGAAACATTAGTTGGCGATGAAGAAATATTTGTTATAGGAGATAATAGAGCTCTTGGTGCTAGTAAGGATAGTCGAAGATTTGGAAGTATAAAGCAAGAAAGTGTTCGTGGAAAAGCTGTGATAAGGTTTTTTCCATTCAATCAAGTCAACGAATTGTAA
- a CDS encoding DUF4829 domain-containing protein: VDKAIDTVKNNFDFPAATLTKIWYDEDKSDSLVTLYLETGKGLASGIKPENTIVLLSSFDVDDSGENGNPVLDPGTYTDYQWVLIRDNPTSDWRIDDRGY; the protein is encoded by the coding sequence AAGTAGATAAAGCAATAGATACTGTAAAGAATAATTTTGACTTTCCTGCAGCTACTCTAACAAAAATATGGTATGACGAAGACAAATCCGATTCTCTTGTTACGCTTTATTTGGAAACTGGTAAAGGCTTGGCAAGTGGAATTAAACCTGAGAATACTATTGTCTTGTTATCAAGCTTTGATGTTGATGATTCGGGGGAGAATGGTAATCCTGTTTTAGACCCAGGTACGTATACAGATTATCAGTGGGTTTTGATAAGAGATAATCCAACAAGTGATTGGAGAATTGATGATAGGGGTTATTAA
- a CDS encoding N-acetylmuramoyl-L-alanine amidase produces MLPIQFYPIFHNHNKGTNKPKYIVVHDTGNPNAGAINHWKYFGGGNRNASAHYFVDNENIIQIIKDEDSAWHCGDGKGKYGITNNNSLSIEICLTGNLEKSIANARELTEHLMSKHGIPIENIVRHYDASRKTCPRSMSGNDWKRWNVFKSELAKVSPSIPKPNKSPNQEASFRVQVGAYSKRENALNMVSRLKAAGFDAIIKTN; encoded by the coding sequence ATGCTTCCAATACAGTTCTATCCTATATTCCACAACCACAACAAAGGGACCAACAAGCCCAAGTATATAGTGGTACATGACACTGGCAACCCGAACGCCGGAGCCATAAACCATTGGAAATACTTCGGGGGTGGAAACAGGAATGCCTCGGCGCACTACTTCGTGGACAACGAGAACATCATTCAAATCATAAAAGATGAGGACTCTGCTTGGCACTGCGGCGACGGGAAAGGAAAGTACGGCATCACTAACAACAACAGCCTGTCCATAGAGATATGCCTTACAGGAAATCTAGAGAAGTCCATAGCTAATGCCCGGGAACTTACTGAGCACCTTATGTCAAAGCACGGCATACCAATCGAAAATATTGTCAGACATTACGACGCCAGCAGGAAGACTTGCCCTCGCAGCATGAGCGGCAACGACTGGAAACGCTGGAACGTATTCAAAAGCGAGCTCGCCAAAGTCTCGCCCTCAATACCTAAACCCAATAAATCTCCAAACCAAGAAGCTTCATTTCGCGTACAGGTAGGAGCGTACTCCAAAAGGGAGAACGCCCTCAATATGGTTTCCAGGCTTAAAGCAGCCGGATTCGATGCGATTATAAAGACGAACTAA